GGAATTCAATACGGTGTTGTAGAAGAGCTTGTCGCACAACATGCAAGACTCATGAGACTGGGAGTGAGATATTAACTTGGATTGAGGAATGGTTACGAGACAAAAGACGGGTCTTCTCCAGAACTATGAATGTTGGTAAATCTCACGGGCCTGATCAGATTAATCCAAGGACACTATGAGAAGTTAGAGAATTGCAGGaatcctggctgagatatatgaatcattgttAGACATGAGTGAGATGCCAGAAGACTGAAGCGTGGCTAATGTTGTACCTCTATTTTAAGAAGATCTGCAAAGAAATCCAATACCTGgggtaggaaagttactggagaagaTTTTGAAAATATAAATGAATTTGGAAAGACAGGAGTTGATGGTGGATAGTCAGGATGGTTTTGTGCATGTGAGATCGTCTCACGAATTTGATTGAGATTGTTGAAGAAGTAAACAAGAAAGTTGATGAGTGCAAGGGCATAGAGACTATATGGAATTCAGCAAGACCTTAGGTTccgtatggtaggctgctctggaagtttagatcTTATGGGATTCAGGGAAAGCAAGCGAACTACATGCAAACTTGGCTTAATGGACGGAAGCAGTTGGTGATGACGGTGGATGGTTGTTAGTGgttgactggaggcctgtgacgagtggtgtgcctcaaggatcaGTGATGAGTCCATTgcggtttgtcatctatatcaacgattaggatgagaatgtacaaggcatagttagtaaatttgcagacgacattaAAATACGTGGTATAATTGAATGATTGTCAAaattttgatcagctgggcaagtgggctgaggaaaggcaaattgagtttaattcagatatgtgtgaggggttgcattttgggaagttaaatgaGGACAGAACCTTTACACTGTATGGTAaagccctggggaatgttgtagaggcCAAGCACATAGTTTCCTGAAGTAGCATCACAGGTACATACAATGGTGAAGAAGAtttttggcacacttgccttcattagtcagggaatTGAATATAGATGTTGGAACgttatgttacatttgtacaggatattggtgaggccacacttggagtgttgtgttcagttttgatcacccagcTGTAGAAAATAGGCAATTAAGCTGGATAAAGTGCAGAACGAGGATGTTTTACCAAATGATTTTGACAATGTGTTCAGGGAACCACCAACTCTTTCTCCAGCAGAGCCTCCAGGATATTCTGAGCCGACTACTGCCTattggacttgtggtcaaaggttaTTCTCCCACTGCAACTATGTTCTCTGGTTATCAACCTTTCTATTATTGGAAAACATATTTACGTAGCAACATTCCTGCATATCATGGCACACAACCACCTCCTAATGCTATTTTGATCAATGCGATTTTCTTTAACAAACACAGTCGTATCACTCACTCAGGTTTTTGTTTTCCACCAGTTTCTGCAGTGCCTCCTCACTACAGCTGTGAGTGTTGGTAACATCACAGATGCCATCCTGGACACAGTACTCATAGATCCCCAAATCGTTGCGGTTAGTCAGAGCAAGAAGACGTCCCCTGTTGGGCGAAGTCTGCAAATTCTCCGTTGTTTCCCAAACAAAGCTGCCAAACATAAATATCGCAGGCAGAGAAAATACATCAGCTAGAGGAGCAGAAACACATCAAATCCCTAATGCTTACACCATCTGTGGTTACACCAGACAGCCATTCGTACCAGGAAACTGGCAATAGTTGAGCAGAGACTTATTGCAGCATTTAGGCTATGTCAGCGATAGACACAAGGTTTCACAATATTTCAAGCAGTCTCATCGGTTAGCACCTCATTAGGGCATGATTAGCTGAATGGAAGCTATTTCTATACTTAATTACTACAATCAAAATCAAGTTTTAATATAAGAAAGAACAATTACAAACACTGGAGAGAGAAGAAACTACTGCTGCTGGAACAAACAAAAGTAGAATGTAGGACTTTTGAGTTTAATACATTGTGGGAGCTCGTTCATTGGCAAGGGTGTCAATATTTTAATGTTCTTAACCCAAGGATAGCCTGCATTCTGCTTCAGCTAGTTTATGATGTTTATTTGTAATACATTTAAATAAAAGATAATGGCACAGGAGTTACGTGCATGCAAAAATATATACTATAAGCTTGTTCTGCGCTGTTGTACTGATTCAATTTATCACAATTGCAAAACCATAAAACAGCTGACATTCTAAGCATTCTCtctatgtaatttttttttaatctaacaaGATGCGCTCACATCTTGCCCTTAAACAGTAATGAAACCTCACAAGAAACCTTAGAGATGAGCAAAATAGCCAGGTGCAGAGCTGTTGGGGAGAAAGGACTGTGAACAGTGACCTAAATGGGGTCAGATAGGACGAAATAGTGGACGAGAAATAACCAAGAGAAATTATTTTGGTGTCACTGCAGACTGCACGTTAGAATCTAgagcataaaacaaactgctggtggaacacATGGTGTCAAGCAGCATTCACAGTGGGAAATGAACAATTgatttttaggttgagacccttcctctcgTAAagtagactagcttagatgagcatATGATGAACATGAGAGGTTGGGCCATGGACCCTTTTCACTGCTGTACGACTATGATTCTATTATCTGGATTGTGATGGTTTATATTGAAAGgaagcatatggtatgcttgccataATCGGGCCAGGCATTGATTAGAAGAGTCAGGATGCCACAATACAgctttaaaaaactttttttaggttcagctgcatttggagtattatgtgcagttttggtcacctcattaaggaaggatgtggagggtgcagacaaggtttaccagaatactgatCAGAAGGTACTAGCTATAGGAGAGGTTGGATTGCTTCCTCTGGAGtcttggaggttgaggagagacctcacagaaacatataacattgtgtGAGGCATACAATAGGTGGAAGCCTAGACTAAAGGGCATGAGGGAGAACGATTAAAGGAGATAGCTGCACAGGATGTGAAGGGGGCTCGAACATGCAGATGTGACAGTTGCAAGTTGCAATTACGTGGCTTTTAGATGGATATGaacagaatgaagggatatggattatgtgcaggcagagcagattagtttaacttggcattgtattGTGGCAATGGGGCCTGTTCATATGCTGCTCTAAGTTCTATTTGGGTGTATACATTGAACAATCATTGTAAAACAGTAATTAATTTAGCAAACTGCAATCCCCCAATTGTACAGCACAAGGTTTCCATGAACAGGCAGAAGATGCTGGAGGGTCTGACTCTCTTGATACCTGTGGAGTGTTAATGTTACAGGTGGTTGATGCATTTTTGAGAGTCAGAGGTGTCCAAGGGGGGGGTGACAAGCATGTGGATTGATGGCACAGAACCACTCAGGTCAAGGACAGGCGGTGAGTGCCGGAGGTCACGAGAGTCCGCGTGATTGCCAGAGGAAGACGGGCCCGAATGAGCGACTGACACACCGTTGAGAACAAAGAGGGTGCTGGAGTTGGGGGTCATCGAGAACAAGGGGGTACCATTGGGTCTACTTTATAACTTTGTCGGGGGCcctatatgtggcgactctttgcatacttgtgtctgcaaaacaaagaatctcactgtgccaggTCACATGTGATAATCAAGTCTCATTCATAGAGCCAGACCATGAGTTCATTGAGTGGGAGAGGTCACGTGACTGGTGATTTCGCCCCCGGGACTACAACTCCCAGAATGCCGAGTTCTGTGGCCACGTGACGCCCTCGGGCCTAGTGCTGCCCCACCCACCGACTCACTCGGTAAACTCCCCGCCCGCAGCAGCCACCGTCCTCCGGCAGAAGCGGCCGGCGTCCTTGCACAAGGCGGTGAAGCACAGGCCGCTGCTCTGCCCCTCGCCCGGCCGCCACAGTCCGCACAGCGCCCGGCAACAGCCCACAGCTCTGGGCCGCGACAGGCCCTTGGCGTCCCTCCACTCGGGCGAGGCGTCCAGCAGCACCTCCTGGACCTTGGCTCCCGTCTCCATGGCGCGGCGCGGCCCGGGGCCCGACTGTTTACCGGAGGCCCGGGACCAACTGCCGCCACAACCTAACCTGATGCCAGTGTGGCTGACTGACAGCCACGTTAACCTATCACCTGCATGGAGTTGGGGGTACGCTCCGTCACTCGGCCAATCAGTGAGCAAGGGGCGGGATGAACAACATCAAGCTTGGTTGAGTCGACAGCAATGTCAGGCAGAAGCAATCGATAACACATAACAAGAATCATGGATATCCCAACAGAAGGCGTTCTGTCCATCGCGTTCATGCGCGTTTCATGAATGAGTTACCTAATATTTTCTCAAAGACCTGCAAATGTTGTACCTTCAAATATTTGTCCAATGCATCATTCATTAACCGTGCAATGGTTAAAATTCTTGCCTGTACTGATACTAGATGGGAGCGAAAGAATAAAGCCTTACTAGTCTTTTTGTGAATCATATACTGGGACAACCCCCCTTCACCCAGATTACTTTGTAGCTCATAATCCTGCACTCaccgcttagtttagagatacagtttggatacaagtccttcggcccaccatatccatgccaaccattgatcaccattcacaccagttccatattATGCCACATTTGCATCTGCAGCCTCCACACTCGGATCAATTTTACAGTttcaaactaacctacaaacccactagTCTTTGGgattaggaggaaaccagagcacccagaggaaacgaaCAGAACATCAATGGCACTGTTGCCAATGTCATATCTCCCACCATGTTTTGTCCACTCATCACTACTGTGCCTGCTGGCGGTTCCCCACTCAGTCAATCCTCGGTATCACTGACCGACACCTTCGGCATCAATGGCAAAGGCCAGACTGATTCAGTATAATTTACAATGGGCGGGAATGAGCTGCCTTAAAGGAAGTTTGGCTCAACACAATCCATAACCGCTTCCTTCAGTCAATcacacggaaaaaggcccttcggcctctTGCCTTTGCCGACCAAGAGGTCCCATCCACGCCAGTCCCgcctgccccatatccctccaaacctttctcatccatgtaccagtccaaaggTCTtccaagttttgttttaatttctgcctcaactacctcctctgacaactcATTGGATATacccaccctctatgtgaaaaaagatgcccctcaggttcctcttaagtTTCCTTGATCACCCTGTGTCCTAGtgtgcccagcctctccctatagctcagtgcaGTATGACCattaggtgggactagtataaatgtggcatgttggtcagtatgggcaagttgggccaaagggccggtttccatgctgtataactatgacacAGGCCTGCAAGTGCTGATAAAATCCGCACAaatctctgcgctctttccagcttaatgacattgaCATATATGGGTGTTTTTCCTGCCAACATGGACAAGATGAAAAATCTATGCAATTATACTGCTCTCTTGAGGCATGCTCAGTTGTACTATTGTTCCCAACATTCGAAGATGTTTCCCCCATCATCAACACCCTGTGCATTACCATTGACTAAAATTTCAAAAGACTAGCCCCATTTCATCTGTCTTAGATGGGTGACATCTTGCATTCAAACAGTGACCCTTGATTCCTGACAAGAGGAAACATTCTCTCCCTGTCCACCATATACAGATCCCTTAGGATCTCttgtgtttaaaaaaagacacaaagtgctggagtaactcagcaggtcaggcagcgtctctggagaccatggatgggggatgttttgggttgggacccttcagactgatattgGTGGTGGGGGCAAAAAAGCTGTAAGTGAGGAGTGGTATTCCAGTGCAAATACAAAATCTGGAgattaaaaatacaaaatgctggagtaactcagcaagtcaggcagcatctctggagaaaaggaatagatggcggTTTGGGTCGCGACCTTTCTTAAGATTATCCTTCCTATCCAAATCTAGAGAAATTTGGAAACAAAAAATCAATGCATCAACTGCCCCACTAGCCACTTCTTTACAGACCCTGGGATGGTCCATCAGGACTTGGAAAATTGTCATCACAACACCTCCAGCTGCGTCTGTACTCGATGTGTCAGGGCTGGCAGACCCGGAAGTTTAGCTTGTAGCAGTCTTGCAGCTGCGGCAGCGTAATGGCTGAAGGATGGAAATAGTCTCTGGGCTTGCGTCCTTTGCCCTGGCAAAGTTCCTCTTTCTTTCGCGGCTATCAATTAAAGAAGATGCGGAGAAAATCAGAAAAATGGAAGAGAAATCGCTAGAAGTCTATGGTAAGGATTTATGCCCCCAGCATAAATTGGTCGTAGTTCTGTGGACAGTCAAATTGTTGGCGTAAACTTCAGCTCATCATAGGACAGTTTTACAACTTTTACAAGAACGATACTTGTTCTTTATCAGTCACTCGAATGCAGAAGTTGGTCAAAGAGGTCGACTTGGAACATTTATAGACACTGCATTTGGGAACTGGCACAATCGATCATGTTTGAAACGACAGAATAACACcacttttaaatatattttcgAAAGCATAATGGTACCTCACCCTTGATGATGCCTTTGTACATGGCAAATATGTATATTCCTATCAACTATTTTATTTATTCGTTTTGGGGATCTGGACATCACTGACAAGATCAgagtttattgcccatccctgatTGCGCTTGTGGGGGGCGATTTAGCTTCTAGAACCACTGCAATCCGTCTGGAGTTGGCATAAGTGTTCCAAGATTTCGACACATCAGCATTGAAGGACTGGCGATGTGTTACCAAGTTATGATGGCATGCAACTTGGAGGGAACGTGCAGAGTTGATGTTCCCATGCACCAAACGACCTTGTCCGTTTCAATGGTAGAGGATATGGATTGCAGTGGAGTAATGGTTCCCCAAGTCATGTGATCCAACCGATAGTCACATTGTTTCAAAGAGTTGCACGTTAATGGCCTCAGTCAATCTAACGAGTCGTATCCAGCTATCATTTCGCAAATGCCAGCAGTGTTATTGCACAACTGGTAGTTGTTTAGTTGCAAGGCATACTGATGGCTCTACATTGTTTATTCTCCCTGCTGAGAGATCAGTCGTGTTTATTCACCCACCAGGATGCACCACTATCACCACACACTCTGGCAGACGGTCCTGTCAGCTACTTGACCATTAACAAAGATTGCATCGATGCATATTCAAAGCTGACAGTCCTCCCAATGAGACATGCTGAAGATTGCACGACTCACTCCAAAAAGTAGTATTGTGTTGATTAACTGAATGGAACTGAAATGACTTTGTTCCAGAAATCCACAATATGCAGGGGACATTAAGCCAATTTGGTTTGATGCAGACTTTGTGCTGAAATTGCCCCAACGTTTATTAATCATTTATCCTATTCATGTAAATAATTAATGAACACAGTgtacaaatgacaaataaaggtttgATACAACTACCTCTGCTGTTACTGAGCATACTAAGAACTCTCAGTAaatagcagcaactctggagaaaacagaCAAGTGGCGTTTCGGATCCAGAAGAAgttcttgaccagaaatgtcacctttccattttctcctcagagatgctgcttggcccactgagttacaccagcatctgcagttcatttgtaTTATAAAAGTAATCCATTGTAGTTGGTGTCTCTCTTCTTTATCAGACATTATTCGTACAATTCGTGATCCAGAAAAGCCGAATACCCTGGAAGAACTGGACGTGGTTACTGAAGAATGTGTAGAAGTGAAGTTGTTAGCTGATGATGAATATCTCATCATTATTCGATTCACACCAACAGTTCCTCACTGCTCTCTAGCTACTCTGATCGGTGAGTGAATAAAGAAACGTTATTTCGGTGAAATGAATGGTCCCGACCAAaagcattgtctgtccattccctatcATGGAAGCTGCCTAACCTATcaagttcatccagcagtttgtttaactGTACTTCAGTAGCAACTTTCACAGAGTCAAATCTCACAAAAAAGACTAAAGCActtgaaggtcaggcagcatttatagaTAGAGAAGCAGTTAATGTCAATCATTTTGCATCAATTCTACAAAATGCTGCATGACCTACtgagagtttccagcattttctggtttattTCAGATCTGCagttttaaaatgtttcaattgagAGAACTGTTCCTCTTTGAATTAGTACCATGAAATAATTTTCACCTAGAAAGGGACAGGGCCTGTGCAAACAATTCCCCCGAAAGATGGCATCGCCAGCAATAGAGCATTCTCAAGGTattgtcatagattcatacagcatggaaacaggcccttctgcccaactggtccatgccaaccaagatgcctcatctatgctGGTCACATTTAACAGTGGTTGGCCCAAATGCCTCACAACCTTTCCTATTCTTCCTTATGTCCTGAAGAGTCAGGTTAGAGTTCATGTTTGTCTCTTGAATAGGACTGGAATCCACAACCAACAAACTTGGGAGCAAGTGTTATTCACTGTGCTTTGGGAGTGAGAAGGGTTGCAATAAACTTCTCTTGGGTATCTCCTTAGTTGTCCTTGGTTAGCATGTCACTAGCCCGTCAACAAGTTGCTTGtccatagaacatagcacagtatagcacagaaacaggccctttggtccataatgtctgtgccaaacttgatgccaagataaattaaatCTCTTCTGCTTACATATACAATTCatatatacctccattccctgtataaccatgtgcatatctaaaagcctcttaaacatcactattgtatctgcctccaccaccactcctggttgaacattccaggcccccaccactctctgtgtaaacaaacctttgctcccctcaccttaatgttatgccctctggtctttgatattgTCACCATGGGGAAAAATGGTTATAACCGTCCACCCTACCAATGTCCATCTGGTATCAGGAGAAATGAATGTGTGGGGAGACTAggaaaatggggagagagagtacagagtctCTCGCTCATTGGCAAAACTTTTCTAAAACAGAATTTCTACCAGATCTGCTGCACTTATCCATTTTCTTAAAATAATGCAGATCAAGGTCCTGGCAGGAGGGGTCATGTAATACTATCAATAACCTTTTAATTCTGCCACCCCACTCTTATCAGCACTCAGTGATGTTTCTACGCTTCTGCTTTTGGGATGTTTCCTGATAGCAAGGGTTGATGAGTCATTTATCTACCTTGACACACGATGTCACCATTCTTTCATCCTCCAAAAAGAAAACTCTTAAAAGACTCATAGCTGGGTGCACtgca
The genomic region above belongs to Leucoraja erinacea ecotype New England chromosome 33, Leri_hhj_1, whole genome shotgun sequence and contains:
- the ciao2a gene encoding cytosolic iron-sulfur assembly component 2A, coding for MEIVSGLASFALAKFLFLSRLSIKEDAEKIRKMEEKSLEVYDIIRTIRDPEKPNTLEELDVVTEECVEVKLLADDEYLIIIRFTPTVPHCSLATLIGLCLRVKLQRCLPFKHKLEIYISEGSHSTEEDINKQINDKERVAAAMENPNLREIVEQCVLEPDD